In Candidatus Buchananbacteria bacterium, the DNA window CAATTAAGACCCACCGTCGCCGGTGGGTTTGTCGCTATAAAAATATTAACTATCAAATTAATTTAAACATATGTCAAAATTTATTTTTGTGATGGGGGGAGTAATGTCCGGGGTTGGCAAAGGGGTAACCGCCGCTTCAATCGGAAAAATTCTTCAGTCCCGGGGATACCGGGTTACCGCGATTAAGATTGATCCATATATTAATGTTGATGCCGGCACAATGAACCCGACCGAACACGGTGAAGTGTTTGTTACCGATGATGGCGACGAAACCGATCAGGATATCGGCAATTATGAACGATTTTTAAACACGGATATTTTGCGTGTTAATTATATGACTACCGGCCGGGTGTATCAGTCTGTGATCAACCGCGAACGCAACTTGGAGTATGGTGGTAAGTGTGTTGAAGTGGTGCCGCATATCCCTGAAGAGGTGATTAGCCGGATTAAGAAGGCGGCCGTTAAATCAAGGGCCGATATTACAATTATTGAAGTTGGCGGAACGGTTGGTGAGTATCAAAATGTTTTATTTCTTGAGGCCGGCAGAATGATGCATTACCGAAATCATGAAGATGTTTTGTTTATTTTAGTAAGCTATTTACCGGTGCCCGGTACCCTTGGTGAAATGAAGACTAAGCCAACCCAATATGCGGTACAGCAAGTTAATGCGGCCGGGATCCAACCGGACTTTATTATTGCTCGATCAATCTTGCCGATTGATGAGCCGCGGAAACAAAAGATCTCAACTTTTTGCAACGTCAGTAAACACGACGTTATTTCTAATCCTGACGTAGAATCAATTTATGAAATTCCTTTGATTTTGGAGCGAGAAAATTTGAGTGAGAAAATTTTGAAAAAATTAAAGCTTAAGCCGAAAAAGAAGAATTTGTCTGATTGGCAGAAAATGGTTCGCTCAATTAAGAATGCCAAAAAGAAGGTAAAAATTGGTATTGTTGGTAAATATTTTGCCACCGGCGATTTCGTGTTGCCGGACTCATATATCTCAGTTATTGAGGCGGTAAAACACGCCGGTTTAGCCAATGGTGTCAAACCGGAGATTCATTGGATCAACTCGGATGTGTATGAGAAAAACCCCAGCCTCGTTAAGGAATTAAAAGATTATGATGGAGTGATTGTTCCGGGCGGTTTTGGCAGTAGAGGCATTGAGGGCAAGATTCAGGCAATTAAGTATGTCAGAGAAAACGGCATTCCTTATTTAGGATTGTGCTATGGCATGCAGCTTGCAACCATCGAATTTGCCCGTAACGTCGCAAAATTGACTGATGCTGCCAGTACGGAATTCAAACCAAATACCAAACATCCGGTAATTCATATCATGCCTGACCAAGCCGAAAAAATGGCCAAGAAACAGTATGGTAATACCATGAGACTAGGAGCATATCCGGCTGTGCTGGATAAGAATTCCAAAAGTATTGGGCTATATGGCACTAAAAAAATCAGCGAGCGTCATCGGCACCGCTATGAATTTAATAATGATTACCGCGACCGATTGACTAAAAAAGGGTTATTATTGGCGGGGTTATCACCAGACAAACATCTGGTTGAAATAATTGAAATTCCGTCTCATCCTTTCTTTGTGGGTACGCAGTTTCATCCAGAACTTAAATCTCGGCCATTAAATCCGCATCCTTTGTTCAAGGGGTTAGTGGCTGCGGCAAAAAAGCGTTCGGTCGCTAAGAAATAAAGACTAATAAAAAATCCTGCCACTTGTAAGCGGCAGGATTTTTTGAGTAATTATTTTTCGGAATTTTTCGGCAAGATGTTTACAAATTTTGCCCATTCAATATTTCCGGTAAATTTTTTGATCTTTTTGCGGCTGAATTTCACTACGCCTGGAATGAGGGCGTACAGCGTATCATCATTGCCACGCTTGACATTTTTTCCGGCTCGGAATTTACTGCCGCGTTGGCGGACTAAGATGCTTCCTGCGGGGGCAAATTCGCCCTCGTAAAGCTTAATGCCAAGTCGTTTGGATTGGGAGTCTCGTCCAAGATGTGTGGATCCACCGGCTTTCTTATGTGCCATAGGGGTAAATAATTAGTTTACTAACTTAACATAAATAATATAAAGGATAATTGTTGGATTGTCAAGCAACCTGCTTTAGGATATACTGGGAAAGTATGAAAATTAGCTATTTTTTGATAATAACCCTGTTAGTTGGAATTTTGAGTGGCTGTGCGCCTCGCATTGAGTCTAATTTTAATGCTGTAGCAAACGGCGAGCCTGATCAAATACCGGTTGCCGCTGACAGCAAAACGGCGACAACTTCCAACCAGCAAGACGTTGAAATTACCGAATCAGAGGTGCCCCTAAAGCCTGTTAAAGAAGAAGCGCTTGTTCCAAAGCCAACTGAGATGCCGGAAGCCGGGCCGGAAGCTGTTATACCTCAAAAATTAGATTCGGAAATGGTTTTTGTTTCCCAGGCTCCTTATGCAGTGTGGGATCAGTTGCACGAGGAAGCATGTGAAGAAGCGTCGATGATTATGGTAAAAAAGTATTTTTCTAAAGAGAGTCTGAGCGCTCACATAATGGAACAAGAAATTCTTGATTTAGTTGAGTGGGAGCAGACGCAGGGGTACCAAATTGATTTGACTGCTCAGGAAACGGCGACTATTTTACGCGACTATTTTACGCTTTCGGCCGAAGTAATAACTGACGTAAATGTTGAGCGGATTAAACAGGAATTAGTGGCAGGAAAGTTGATTATTGTTCCCGCCGCCGGCCGGGAACTTGGCAATCCGTATTTTCAAACGCCGGGGCCGATTTATCACATGCTAATCATTAAAGGGTTTGACGATAACACGCAGGAGTTTATTACTAATGATCCTGGAACAAGGCGTGGTAAAGATTTTCGGTATAGTTACCAGCGCCTGCTTAGTGCGATTCATGATTGGGATCATGAATTAGCAAAAGGAGGAATGACTGATGAAGAAATCAGTCAGGGACGCAAAGTGATAATTTTAGTTAGTAATTAATCTATGACTATTCATAAGACAAGAATATATTTTGATCACGCCGCCACTACTCCAATTGACAAGGAGGTTTTAGAAAGCATGATGCCTTTTCTGACTTCAGAATTTGGCAATGCTTCGTCGGTCCATTGGTTCGGCCAGACGGCCGCAGTAGCTGTTGAAAAAGCCAGACGGCAGGCCGCTGATGCCCTGAATTGCCGGGCGAATGAAATCTACTTTACATCTGGTGCAACAGAGAGCAATAACACTGTTATAAAGGGTTTGGCTCAGCCCGGGCAGCATATTATCGTTTCGCAGATTGAGCACCCCTCAATTTTAGAACCGGCAAAAATAATGGAACGGTGGGGAATTGAAGTAACGTATTTACCGCCTGACAGTAATGGTTTAGTTTCGGTTGAGGCTGTGTCACGGGCGGTTAAAGATAGTACTGTTTTGGTTTCAGTTATGTACGTTAATAACGAGATTGGTACCGTCCAGCCGATTGCTGAAATTGGTCGGCTAATTAGAGAGCTTAACCAATCTCGTAAGCAAAGAATATTTTTTCATACAGATGCTGTACAAGCCGCTAATTATTGTGAGCTGGATGTTGAGGCATTGGGAGTGGATTTACTATCATTATCCGGCCATAAAGTGTATGGGCCAAAGGGTATTGGTTTGTTATACCGTAAGGCCGAAGTGCCGCTGCAGTCGCTACTCTCCGGCGGCGGTCAGGAATATGGTTTCCGGTCAGGAACTTTAAATGTTCCGGCCATTGTTGGTTTTGGCAGGGCGTTGGAGCTAGCTTCAAAGAATCGGATATCTGACACGAAAAAAATTTTAGAACTACGTGATTATCTTATTAATTTGATTTTAAAAAAAGTCCCTCAAGCGCGATTGAATGGTGATAGTGAACATCGGGTTGCTAATAACGCCAATGTTCTTTTCCCTGAGTCTGAAGGGGAAACGGTTTTAATGCTGCTTGATCAGGCTGGATTTGCTGTCTCAAGCGGTTCGGCCTGTTCTTCTGGATCGCTGGACCCGTCTCATGTTTTGCTGGCATTGGGTCTTGACGCGACGGCTGCCAAGGCTAGCGTTCGTTTTAGTCTTGGTCGCGGCAATAATAAAAAACAGATTGACAACCTGATTTTAGCACTACTTGAGGCTTTGCAAAAATAAACGATATAAAAAAATCAGCCGGTAAATGTCGGCTGATTTTTTTATATCCTATGGGGTGGTTGTCGCAGTGTTGGTTGAAGTCTGATTTGGTAATTCTGCTTGGTTCGTTATAGTATTCTCTTGGTTGATTTCTGGGTTAACTTTATTTTCATTGAATGGATCAGTTATTACATCAAAATTAATATCATCGGTGGTTGATGATTTTTTATTTAGCCGATTTAAAACGGTTTCAACTTTGTTGATGTCAATAATGTCAGGAGCAACTTCTTTTTTAAGTAAGATTATTTCTTCCGATTGGGCGATAGTTTGGTAGAAATTTCTATATAAAAAACTGCCTAAGAGTGCTAGCGCCGTTAACAAGAGAACAAAAATCAGGATGTAAAAATATCGCAGGGAAAACAAGGCCTTTGACGCTTTAATTTTCGGTAATTTTATTTTCATAGGTTAGTAGTAATTTTTGCTTCCTCGGGCTCTGGCATAACATATATCTTTCCGACAATCAAAGAACTGACAACCGGATTAAGTGATTGGTCTTGAGCTGAACCCAGGGCAATGGAGCTAATACTGTAATAGTAGTTTAGTTTTTCTAGTTCATTTAAATATTTTAGAGTGTCGACGAATGTTCCTTTGACGACAATTTCAAGTGGTACGGCATGGTATGTTCCTGAGCCCTGATCTTGTTTGGTTCCTAATTTCAATGTTTGTTCCAGTTTATATTGGCTTGATATTGATTCAAGGGCGGTGATAAACTCTAATTCTTTTCCTTCCTTGATAAAAATGTTAGCCAGTTTATTTTTCTCAGGCTTAATTTTTTCAAAGTCCTCCATAGTTTTTTTCAACAGCTGTCCTTTGAGATATTTTTTTTCCAAATCTAACCTTTCTAAATAAACATCATTACTTATTTTTTTAATGTCATTAATCGTCGGTAAGATGATAAAATAGGATATCATTCCTGACAGCAACAACACCGCTAATACGGCAATTATAATTTTTTGTTTAGTCTGCATATTTTTTTATTTCGTCAATATTGATATCGGCTTTGACGCTGATATCAATGTCTTCTCGCCGCAGCAGGTTGTCAATTGGTACTTCAATGTTGAAAAACAGGGGAGAGGATTCCAAATTTTTTTGGAAGCTAAGAAGCTCGTCTCGGGTTGATGCAATGCCGGTTAGAAGAATCCGATTTTCTTTAATGGTTATGCTGTCCAAGCCAATACCGGTCGGCACTAATTTTGAAAAATCAATAAAAAATTTTGACCACAGCAAGTATTCGGATTGGATACTGGCAACAGCGTTTAGTTGAGTGTTGAAATTTTTGACATCTTGGCTTAAGGTGTTGGCATATTTAGTGGTTAGGGTTGTTTGCTCCACAATCCGGTTGAAGTGATTTTGAAGTACTACTTTTGCCGACAGCAATGCAATGGCTGACAGTATATTAATCAATAAAATGGCAATAACAAAATTTTTAATCATGATATAAAATTGAGTCAGGCGTAACTCATTTTTCTTCGATGGCGGAATCAGGTTGAGGTTAATCATATAGGGTTTTTTTATCAAACGATCTTAAGGCCAGGCCGATAGCAGTGGTATATGAGAGTATCCTTTCTTTGGGGATTGACCCTTTTTTATCATTTTTTATTTTTATCATTGGGTTGCCGATTGCCACTGGCAGATTAAGTTTTTGGGCAATGACTTTATCAATGCCAATGAAGTTGGATCCGCCGCCGCAGAGGATAATTTCTGCAATCTCGCTTGCCTCAGAAAAATTGCTTTTATAAAAGATCAGACTCTTTTTGATGTGTTTACTAATATCGTCGATTGGTTTTAAGAGAATTTTTAGCAGTGCGCCTTCACATCGCTGAGGATCAAGTCCGCAGACAATTTTTGCTTCCTCAGCCTTGTTGTGATCTAGCTTAAGTGTTTTTTCGATTGTCTCGGTAATATTATTGCCAGAAATCGGCAGACTTACCGTAAACTGGACAGTGCCGTGGTCATAAATTATTAAGCTGGATCGGGCGGCGCCAAAATCAATTATTATCCTTGGCTTGATGTCATTTTTATCGATGAGCGATCTAATGATGGCTGCTGATTCAATTTCCAGGATATATGGGGACAGGCCACTTTTTTCTAATGCCAAAAAATAACTTTCAACAATATTTTTAGCTGCGGCCCCTATTAAAATCTTAGTAGTGTCTGGTTTTTTTTCAATAATTTGCCAGTCAAGATAAATCTCTTCAAGTGCCATCGGAATATGATTTACGATCTCATCATTAACGAGTTGTTGATAGGAATTTTTATCTTCAGGGGTTTTTATCTCTATCACCTTAATAAAAGTTTTTG includes these proteins:
- a CDS encoding PilN domain-containing protein codes for the protein MINLNLIPPSKKNELRLTQFYIMIKNFVIAILLINILSAIALLSAKVVLQNHFNRIVEQTTLTTKYANTLSQDVKNFNTQLNAVASIQSEYLLWSKFFIDFSKLVPTGIGLDSITIKENRILLTGIASTRDELLSFQKNLESSPLFFNIEVPIDNLLRREDIDISVKADINIDEIKKYAD
- a CDS encoding cysteine desulfurase, producing MTIHKTRIYFDHAATTPIDKEVLESMMPFLTSEFGNASSVHWFGQTAAVAVEKARRQAADALNCRANEIYFTSGATESNNTVIKGLAQPGQHIIVSQIEHPSILEPAKIMERWGIEVTYLPPDSNGLVSVEAVSRAVKDSTVLVSVMYVNNEIGTVQPIAEIGRLIRELNQSRKQRIFFHTDAVQAANYCELDVEALGVDLLSLSGHKVYGPKGIGLLYRKAEVPLQSLLSGGGQEYGFRSGTLNVPAIVGFGRALELASKNRISDTKKILELRDYLINLILKKVPQARLNGDSEHRVANNANVLFPESEGETVLMLLDQAGFAVSSGSACSSGSLDPSHVLLALGLDATAAKASVRFSLGRGNNKKQIDNLILALLEALQK
- the pilM gene encoding type IV pilus assembly protein PilM — encoded protein: MALSFGQEFFSIDISDGALRLIQLNKKGKKNIITSYNELALPAGVITNGEITDEKKLIELIKKLTKTARRLNGRKVISVLPETKTFIKVIEIKTPEDKNSYQQLVNDEIVNHIPMALEEIYLDWQIIEKKPDTTKILIGAAAKNIVESYFLALEKSGLSPYILEIESAAIIRSLIDKNDIKPRIIIDFGAARSSLIIYDHGTVQFTVSLPISGNNITETIEKTLKLDHNKAEEAKIVCGLDPQRCEGALLKILLKPIDDISKHIKKSLIFYKSNFSEASEIAEIILCGGGSNFIGIDKVIAQKLNLPVAIGNPMIKIKNDKKGSIPKERILSYTTAIGLALRSFDKKTLYD
- the rpmA gene encoding 50S ribosomal protein L27; protein product: MAHKKAGGSTHLGRDSQSKRLGIKLYEGEFAPAGSILVRQRGSKFRAGKNVKRGNDDTLYALIPGVVKFSRKKIKKFTGNIEWAKFVNILPKNSEK
- a CDS encoding CTP synthase — encoded protein: MSKFIFVMGGVMSGVGKGVTAASIGKILQSRGYRVTAIKIDPYINVDAGTMNPTEHGEVFVTDDGDETDQDIGNYERFLNTDILRVNYMTTGRVYQSVINRERNLEYGGKCVEVVPHIPEEVISRIKKAAVKSRADITIIEVGGTVGEYQNVLFLEAGRMMHYRNHEDVLFILVSYLPVPGTLGEMKTKPTQYAVQQVNAAGIQPDFIIARSILPIDEPRKQKISTFCNVSKHDVISNPDVESIYEIPLILERENLSEKILKKLKLKPKKKNLSDWQKMVRSIKNAKKKVKIGIVGKYFATGDFVLPDSYISVIEAVKHAGLANGVKPEIHWINSDVYEKNPSLVKELKDYDGVIVPGGFGSRGIEGKIQAIKYVRENGIPYLGLCYGMQLATIEFARNVAKLTDAASTEFKPNTKHPVIHIMPDQAEKMAKKQYGNTMRLGAYPAVLDKNSKSIGLYGTKKISERHRHRYEFNNDYRDRLTKKGLLLAGLSPDKHLVEIIEIPSHPFFVGTQFHPELKSRPLNPHPLFKGLVAAAKKRSVAKK
- a CDS encoding C39 family peptidase, whose amino-acid sequence is MKISYFLIITLLVGILSGCAPRIESNFNAVANGEPDQIPVAADSKTATTSNQQDVEITESEVPLKPVKEEALVPKPTEMPEAGPEAVIPQKLDSEMVFVSQAPYAVWDQLHEEACEEASMIMVKKYFSKESLSAHIMEQEILDLVEWEQTQGYQIDLTAQETATILRDYFTLSAEVITDVNVERIKQELVAGKLIIVPAAGRELGNPYFQTPGPIYHMLIIKGFDDNTQEFITNDPGTRRGKDFRYSYQRLLSAIHDWDHELAKGGMTDEEISQGRKVIILVSN